A region of Cucumis melo cultivar AY chromosome 2, USDA_Cmelo_AY_1.0, whole genome shotgun sequence DNA encodes the following proteins:
- the LOC127148163 gene encoding uncharacterized protein LOC127148163, with the protein MDKSWMMENRMSREYELGVEAFIQFGFRHAKGSSTIRCPCLKCGNRLPQDESTVRYHLYANGIDQSYKIWFWHGESFTSETSCNRQAYTNEETVDDDLFHVINMVQNVRDQFSEVPNTFDNMFDDAKKPLFPGCKRFTKLSALVRLYNLKVRFGWSNASFSKLLATISELLPENNKMPISMYEAKKTLTALGLSYQKIDACPNDCCLYRKDLADISRCPKCNTSRWKTSKNSNEEIKGVAAKQLWYFPIVPRFLRMFKNSEYEKHLCWHANDRKVDGVLGHPADTPSWRLVDHLWPDFGSEPRNLHLGLSTDGINPYGDLSTKYSCWPVIATIYNLPPWLCMRRKYLMLTMLISGPKQPGYNINVYLAPLIDDLKLMWEEGVQCFDAHRNERFTLRAVLLWTINDFPAYGNLCGCSVKGYKACPICGEETSSIRLPHGKKNAYMGHRKYFPRHHPYRRQKKAFDGNQEHGTPPLPLSGETIYNRLKDKTFPCGKRSTRRLNEDISNDYWKRISAFL; encoded by the coding sequence atggacaaatcatggatgatggaGAATAGGATGTCTAGGGAGTATGAATTGGGAGTGGAAGCGTTCATTCAATTTGGTTTTCGTCATGCTAAAGGTTCCAGTACTATCAGGTGTCcatgtttgaaatgtgggaacCGTTTGCCGCAAGACGAATCAACAGTCAGATATCATCTATATGCCAATGGGATCGATCAAAGCTATAAGATATGGTTTTGGCATGGCGAATCTTTTACATCAGAGACTTCATGTAATCGACAGGCTTACACGAACGAAGAAACGGTGGACGATGATTTATTTCATGTGATAAATATGGTTCAAAATGTCCGCGATCAGTTTTCTGAAGTACCTAATACGTTTGACAATATGTTCGATGATGCAAAGAAGCCTCTATTTCCTGGTTGTAAAAGATTCACAAAGTTATCAGCATTAGTTAGGCTATACAACCTGAAGGTTAGATTTGGATGGAGTAATGCTAGCTTCTCCAAACTACTGGCAACGATTAGCGAGTTATTGcctgaaaataataaaatgccGATATCCAtgtatgaagcaaaaaaaacgCTTACTGCTTTGGGCCTTAGTTATCAAAAAATAGATGCATGCCCTAACGATTGTTGCTTGTATAGAAAAGATCTGGCAGACATCAGTAGGTGTCCTAAATGTAACACTTCGAGGTGGAAGACAAGTAAAAACTCAAATGAAGAGATTAAGGGAGTTGCAGCTAAACAGCTGTGGTATTTTCCAATTGTTCCGAGGTTCTTAAGGATGTTCAAGAACTCCGAATATGAAAAGCACTTGTGTTGGCATGCAAATGACAGGAAAGTAGACGGTGTGTTAGGGCATCCAGCTGATACTCCATCTTGGAGGTTGGTAGACCATTTGTGGCCAGATTTTGGGTCCGAACCGAGAAACCTCCACTTGGGGTTGTCCACAGATGGCATCAATCCATACGGAGATTTATCAACgaaatatagttgttggcctGTGATTGCTACAATATACAACCTTCCACCATGGCTATGTATGAGGAGGAAGTATTTGATGTTAACTATGTTAATCTCGGGACCTAAGCAACCAGGATACAACATAAATGTCTACCTAGCACCTTTGATTGATGATCTCAAACTTATGTGGGAAGAAGGTGTTCAGTGTTTTGATGCACATAGAAATGAAAGATTCACCCTGCGAGCTGTCTTACTGTGGACtatcaatgattttcctgcatacGGAAACCTGTGTGGGTGTAGCGTGAAGGGGTATAAGGCTTGTCCAATATGTGGGGAGGAAACTTCTTCTATAAGACTACCACATGGGAAGAAAAATGCATATATGGGACATAGAAAATACTTTCCACGTCATCACCCTTATAGGAGACAAAAGAAAGCATTTGATGGTAATCAGGAGCATGGAACACCTCCTCTCCCTTTATCAGGCGAGACAATTTATAATAGACTTAAGGATAAGACCTTTCCATGCGGTAAAAGGTCTACTAGAAGGTTGAATGAAGATATTTCGAACGACTACTGGAAGAGGATTTCTGCATTTCTATGA